From a single Kryptolebias marmoratus isolate JLee-2015 linkage group LG17, ASM164957v2, whole genome shotgun sequence genomic region:
- the mapta gene encoding microtubule-associated protein tau isoform X2 — protein sequence MEYMNNASNSYGSGDAVSSSLANMTINDQHHQENGVAKMKDDGGVLAESSVKSESELSQPESNHCDAVAPPAGSPAEDGAEVVSELSEKENWLSEDKGEAGGASAAQAKTNNGDKTQTSTPPSSPHTSPVVTRSHRAPAASRNGHSSIPVKTGSPAPRRPGGAAKPPGAKTSARTAAHPDARSGHSSPGTPKSPGSQAVSASDANKVKKVAVVRSTPKSPGSLKNRSPAPLAAAAAAAPMPDLKNVRSKIGSTDNIKHQPGGGKVQILDQKLDFSTVQSKCGSKGNMKHVPGGGNVQILDKKLDLSSVQARCGSKDNLKHKPGGGKVQILDKKLDLSSVQSRCGSKDNIKHVPGGGNVQIVHKKIDLSNVQAKCGSKDNIRHKPGGGNIEIKNEKLEFKVQSKVGSLDNIGHVPGGGQKRIESHKLSFREAAKARTDHGAEIVSLEDSPHQLSTVSSSGSINMADSPQLSTLADQVSASLAKQGL from the exons ACGACGGCGGCGTTCTCGCCGAGAGCTCGGTGAAATCTGAGTCTGAACTTTCTCAGCCAGAGAGCAACCATTGTGACGCCGTGGCGCCGCCCG caggaagtcCAGCAGAGGACGGAGCTGAAGTTGTGTCTGAGCTCTCAGAAAAGGAGAACTGGTTGAGCGAAGACAAGGGGGAAG ctggaggagcctCAGCAG ctcAAGCAAAGACGAATAACGGAGACAAG ACTCAAACCTccactcctccctcctcccctcacACATCACCTGTCGTCACCCGGAGCCACAGAGCGCCCGCCGCCTCCCGGAACGGCCACAGCTCCATTCCCGTAAAAACCGGCAGCCCGGCGCCGAGGCGGCCCGGA GGCGCCGCGAAGCCTCCAGGGGCCAAAACTTCGGCCAGAACTGCAGCTCACCCGG ACGCCAGGAGCGGACACAGCAGCCCCGGGACGCCCAAATCCCCCGGCAGCCAGGCCGTTTCTGCCTCCGACGCCAACAAGGTGAAGAAGGTGGCCGTCGTGCGCTCCACCCCCAAGTCCCCGGGCTCGCTGAAGAACCGCTCGCCGGCTCCTCTGGCCGCCGCTGCCGCTGCGGCGCCGATGCCGGACCTGAAGAACGTCCGGTCCAAGATCGGCTCCACAGACAACATTAAACACCAACCTGGAGGCGGAAAG GTGCAAATCCTTGATCAGAAGCTGGACTTTAGTACTGTGCAGTCTAAGTGTGGCTCCAAAGGCAATATGAAACACGTACCGGGTGGAGGCAAC GTCCAGATCCTGGACAAGAAGCTGGACCTGTCCAGCGTCCAAGCTCGCTGCGGCTCCAAAGACAACCTGAAGCACAAACCAGGTGGAGgcaag GTACAAATTCTTGATAAGAAGTTGGACTTGAGCTCTGTGCAGTCCCGCTGCGGCTCCAAAGATAATATCAAACACGTTCCCGGTGGTGGAAAT gtccAGATCGTGCACAAAAAGATCGACCTGAGCAACGTTCAGGCCAAATGTGGATCGAAGGACAACATTCGCCACAAACCAG GCGGCGGAAACATCGAGATTAAAAACGAGAAGCTGGAGTTCAAAGTTCAGTCGAAGGTCGGCTCCCTGGACAACATCGGCCACGTTCCCGGAGGAGGACAGAAACGG ATCGAGAGCCACAAGCTGAGCTTCCGTGAGGCGGCGAAGGCCCGCACCGACCACGGCGCCGAGATCGTGTCCCTGGAGGACTCGCCCCACCAGCTCAGCACCGTGTCGTCCTCCGGCAGCATCAACATGGCCGACTCCCCGCAGCTGTCCACGCTGGCCGACCAAGTGTCCGCCTCTCTGGCCAAACAAGGCTTGTGA
- the mapta gene encoding microtubule-associated protein tau isoform X12: MEYMNNASNSYGSGDAVSSSLANMTINDQHHQENGVAKMKDDGGVLAESSVKSESELSQPESNHCDAVAPPAGSPAEDGAEVVSELSEKENWLSEDKGEAGGASAAQAKTNNGDKGAAKPPGAKTSARTAAHPDARSGHSSPGTPKSPGSQAVSASDANKVKKVAVVRSTPKSPGSLKNRSPAPLAAAAAAAPMPDLKNVRSKIGSTDNIKHQPGGGKVQILDQKLDFSTVQSKCGSKGNMKHVPGGGNVQILDKKLDLSSVQARCGSKDNLKHKPGGGKVQILDKKLDLSSVQSRCGSKDNIKHVPGGGNVQIVHKKIDLSNVQAKCGSKDNIRHKPGGGNIEIKNEKLEFKVQSKVGSLDNIGHVPGGGQKRIESHKLSFREAAKARTDHGAEIVSLEDSPHQLSTVSSSGSINMADSPQLSTLADQVSASLAKQGL; the protein is encoded by the exons ACGACGGCGGCGTTCTCGCCGAGAGCTCGGTGAAATCTGAGTCTGAACTTTCTCAGCCAGAGAGCAACCATTGTGACGCCGTGGCGCCGCCCG caggaagtcCAGCAGAGGACGGAGCTGAAGTTGTGTCTGAGCTCTCAGAAAAGGAGAACTGGTTGAGCGAAGACAAGGGGGAAG ctggaggagcctCAGCAG ctcAAGCAAAGACGAATAACGGAGACAAG GGCGCCGCGAAGCCTCCAGGGGCCAAAACTTCGGCCAGAACTGCAGCTCACCCGG ACGCCAGGAGCGGACACAGCAGCCCCGGGACGCCCAAATCCCCCGGCAGCCAGGCCGTTTCTGCCTCCGACGCCAACAAGGTGAAGAAGGTGGCCGTCGTGCGCTCCACCCCCAAGTCCCCGGGCTCGCTGAAGAACCGCTCGCCGGCTCCTCTGGCCGCCGCTGCCGCTGCGGCGCCGATGCCGGACCTGAAGAACGTCCGGTCCAAGATCGGCTCCACAGACAACATTAAACACCAACCTGGAGGCGGAAAG GTGCAAATCCTTGATCAGAAGCTGGACTTTAGTACTGTGCAGTCTAAGTGTGGCTCCAAAGGCAATATGAAACACGTACCGGGTGGAGGCAAC GTCCAGATCCTGGACAAGAAGCTGGACCTGTCCAGCGTCCAAGCTCGCTGCGGCTCCAAAGACAACCTGAAGCACAAACCAGGTGGAGgcaag GTACAAATTCTTGATAAGAAGTTGGACTTGAGCTCTGTGCAGTCCCGCTGCGGCTCCAAAGATAATATCAAACACGTTCCCGGTGGTGGAAAT gtccAGATCGTGCACAAAAAGATCGACCTGAGCAACGTTCAGGCCAAATGTGGATCGAAGGACAACATTCGCCACAAACCAG GCGGCGGAAACATCGAGATTAAAAACGAGAAGCTGGAGTTCAAAGTTCAGTCGAAGGTCGGCTCCCTGGACAACATCGGCCACGTTCCCGGAGGAGGACAGAAACGG ATCGAGAGCCACAAGCTGAGCTTCCGTGAGGCGGCGAAGGCCCGCACCGACCACGGCGCCGAGATCGTGTCCCTGGAGGACTCGCCCCACCAGCTCAGCACCGTGTCGTCCTCCGGCAGCATCAACATGGCCGACTCCCCGCAGCTGTCCACGCTGGCCGACCAAGTGTCCGCCTCTCTGGCCAAACAAGGCTTGTGA
- the mapta gene encoding microtubule-associated protein tau isoform X4: protein MEYMNNASNSYGSGDAVSSSLANMTINDQHHQENGVAKMKDDGGVLAESSVKSESELSQPESNHCDAVAPPGSPAEDGAEVVSELSEKENWLSEDKGEAGGASAAQAKTNNGDKTQTSTPPSSPHTSPVVTRSHRAPAASRNGHSSIPVKTGSPAPRRPGGAAKPPGAKTSARTAAHPDARSGHSSPGTPKSPGSQAVSASDANKVKKVAVVRSTPKSPGSLKNRSPAPLAAAAAAAPMPDLKNVRSKIGSTDNIKHQPGGGKVQILDQKLDFSTVQSKCGSKGNMKHVPGGGNVQILDKKLDLSSVQARCGSKDNLKHKPGGGKVQILDKKLDLSSVQSRCGSKDNIKHVPGGGNVQIVHKKIDLSNVQAKCGSKDNIRHKPGGGNIEIKNEKLEFKVQSKVGSLDNIGHVPGGGQKRIESHKLSFREAAKARTDHGAEIVSLEDSPHQLSTVSSSGSINMADSPQLSTLADQVSASLAKQGL, encoded by the exons ACGACGGCGGCGTTCTCGCCGAGAGCTCGGTGAAATCTGAGTCTGAACTTTCTCAGCCAGAGAGCAACCATTGTGACGCCGTGGCGCCGCCCG gaagtcCAGCAGAGGACGGAGCTGAAGTTGTGTCTGAGCTCTCAGAAAAGGAGAACTGGTTGAGCGAAGACAAGGGGGAAG ctggaggagcctCAGCAG ctcAAGCAAAGACGAATAACGGAGACAAG ACTCAAACCTccactcctccctcctcccctcacACATCACCTGTCGTCACCCGGAGCCACAGAGCGCCCGCCGCCTCCCGGAACGGCCACAGCTCCATTCCCGTAAAAACCGGCAGCCCGGCGCCGAGGCGGCCCGGA GGCGCCGCGAAGCCTCCAGGGGCCAAAACTTCGGCCAGAACTGCAGCTCACCCGG ACGCCAGGAGCGGACACAGCAGCCCCGGGACGCCCAAATCCCCCGGCAGCCAGGCCGTTTCTGCCTCCGACGCCAACAAGGTGAAGAAGGTGGCCGTCGTGCGCTCCACCCCCAAGTCCCCGGGCTCGCTGAAGAACCGCTCGCCGGCTCCTCTGGCCGCCGCTGCCGCTGCGGCGCCGATGCCGGACCTGAAGAACGTCCGGTCCAAGATCGGCTCCACAGACAACATTAAACACCAACCTGGAGGCGGAAAG GTGCAAATCCTTGATCAGAAGCTGGACTTTAGTACTGTGCAGTCTAAGTGTGGCTCCAAAGGCAATATGAAACACGTACCGGGTGGAGGCAAC GTCCAGATCCTGGACAAGAAGCTGGACCTGTCCAGCGTCCAAGCTCGCTGCGGCTCCAAAGACAACCTGAAGCACAAACCAGGTGGAGgcaag GTACAAATTCTTGATAAGAAGTTGGACTTGAGCTCTGTGCAGTCCCGCTGCGGCTCCAAAGATAATATCAAACACGTTCCCGGTGGTGGAAAT gtccAGATCGTGCACAAAAAGATCGACCTGAGCAACGTTCAGGCCAAATGTGGATCGAAGGACAACATTCGCCACAAACCAG GCGGCGGAAACATCGAGATTAAAAACGAGAAGCTGGAGTTCAAAGTTCAGTCGAAGGTCGGCTCCCTGGACAACATCGGCCACGTTCCCGGAGGAGGACAGAAACGG ATCGAGAGCCACAAGCTGAGCTTCCGTGAGGCGGCGAAGGCCCGCACCGACCACGGCGCCGAGATCGTGTCCCTGGAGGACTCGCCCCACCAGCTCAGCACCGTGTCGTCCTCCGGCAGCATCAACATGGCCGACTCCCCGCAGCTGTCCACGCTGGCCGACCAAGTGTCCGCCTCTCTGGCCAAACAAGGCTTGTGA
- the mapta gene encoding microtubule-associated protein tau isoform X6 has product MEYMNNASNSYGSGDAVSSSLANMTINDQHHQENGVAKMKDDGGVLAESSVKSESELSQPESNHCDAVAPPAGSPAEDGAEVVSELSEKENWLSEDKGEGAGGASAAQAKTNNGDKTQTSTPPSSPHTSPVVTRSHRAPAASRNGHSSIPVKTGSPAPRRPGGAAKPPGAKTSARTAAHPDARSGHSSPGTPKSPGSQAVSASDANKVKKVAVVRSTPKSPGSLKNRSPAPLAAAAAAAPMPDLKNVRSKIGSTDNIKHQPGGGKVQILDQKLDFSTVQSKCGSKGNMKHVPGGGNVQILDKKLDLSSVQARCGSKDNLKHKPGGGKVQIVHKKIDLSNVQAKCGSKDNIRHKPGGGNIEIKNEKLEFKVQSKVGSLDNIGHVPGGGQKRIESHKLSFREAAKARTDHGAEIVSLEDSPHQLSTVSSSGSINMADSPQLSTLADQVSASLAKQGL; this is encoded by the exons ACGACGGCGGCGTTCTCGCCGAGAGCTCGGTGAAATCTGAGTCTGAACTTTCTCAGCCAGAGAGCAACCATTGTGACGCCGTGGCGCCGCCCG caggaagtcCAGCAGAGGACGGAGCTGAAGTTGTGTCTGAGCTCTCAGAAAAGGAGAACTGGTTGAGCGAAGACAAGGGGGAAGGTG ctggaggagcctCAGCAG ctcAAGCAAAGACGAATAACGGAGACAAG ACTCAAACCTccactcctccctcctcccctcacACATCACCTGTCGTCACCCGGAGCCACAGAGCGCCCGCCGCCTCCCGGAACGGCCACAGCTCCATTCCCGTAAAAACCGGCAGCCCGGCGCCGAGGCGGCCCGGA GGCGCCGCGAAGCCTCCAGGGGCCAAAACTTCGGCCAGAACTGCAGCTCACCCGG ACGCCAGGAGCGGACACAGCAGCCCCGGGACGCCCAAATCCCCCGGCAGCCAGGCCGTTTCTGCCTCCGACGCCAACAAGGTGAAGAAGGTGGCCGTCGTGCGCTCCACCCCCAAGTCCCCGGGCTCGCTGAAGAACCGCTCGCCGGCTCCTCTGGCCGCCGCTGCCGCTGCGGCGCCGATGCCGGACCTGAAGAACGTCCGGTCCAAGATCGGCTCCACAGACAACATTAAACACCAACCTGGAGGCGGAAAG GTGCAAATCCTTGATCAGAAGCTGGACTTTAGTACTGTGCAGTCTAAGTGTGGCTCCAAAGGCAATATGAAACACGTACCGGGTGGAGGCAAC GTCCAGATCCTGGACAAGAAGCTGGACCTGTCCAGCGTCCAAGCTCGCTGCGGCTCCAAAGACAACCTGAAGCACAAACCAGGTGGAGgcaag gtccAGATCGTGCACAAAAAGATCGACCTGAGCAACGTTCAGGCCAAATGTGGATCGAAGGACAACATTCGCCACAAACCAG GCGGCGGAAACATCGAGATTAAAAACGAGAAGCTGGAGTTCAAAGTTCAGTCGAAGGTCGGCTCCCTGGACAACATCGGCCACGTTCCCGGAGGAGGACAGAAACGG ATCGAGAGCCACAAGCTGAGCTTCCGTGAGGCGGCGAAGGCCCGCACCGACCACGGCGCCGAGATCGTGTCCCTGGAGGACTCGCCCCACCAGCTCAGCACCGTGTCGTCCTCCGGCAGCATCAACATGGCCGACTCCCCGCAGCTGTCCACGCTGGCCGACCAAGTGTCCGCCTCTCTGGCCAAACAAGGCTTGTGA
- the mapta gene encoding microtubule-associated protein tau isoform X5, with product MEYMNNASNSYGSGDAVSSSLANMTINDQHHQENGVAKMKDDGGVLAESSVKSESELSQPESNHCDAVAPPAGSPAEDGAEVVSELSEKENWLSEDKGEGAGGASAAQAKTNNGDKTQTSTPPSSPHTSPVVTRSHRAPAASRNGHSSIPVKTGSPAPRRPGGAAKPPGAKTSARTAAHPDARSGHSSPGTPKSPGSQAVSASDANKVKKVAVVRSTPKSPGSLKNRSPAPLAAAAAAAPMPDLKNVRSKIGSTDNIKHQPGGGKVQILDQKLDFSTVQSKCGSKGNMKHVPGGGNVQILDKKLDLSSVQARCGSKDNLKHKPGGGKVQILDKKLDLSSVQSRCGSKDNIKHVPGGGNVQIVHKKIDLSNVQAKCGSKDNIRHKPGGGNIEIKNEKLEFKVQSKVGSLDNIGHVPGGGQKRRQRDAEGTGSPSVPSLVVSPPQSPPTVPSVPVSPVLMNPLMTVEDCYREPQAELP from the exons ACGACGGCGGCGTTCTCGCCGAGAGCTCGGTGAAATCTGAGTCTGAACTTTCTCAGCCAGAGAGCAACCATTGTGACGCCGTGGCGCCGCCCG caggaagtcCAGCAGAGGACGGAGCTGAAGTTGTGTCTGAGCTCTCAGAAAAGGAGAACTGGTTGAGCGAAGACAAGGGGGAAGGTG ctggaggagcctCAGCAG ctcAAGCAAAGACGAATAACGGAGACAAG ACTCAAACCTccactcctccctcctcccctcacACATCACCTGTCGTCACCCGGAGCCACAGAGCGCCCGCCGCCTCCCGGAACGGCCACAGCTCCATTCCCGTAAAAACCGGCAGCCCGGCGCCGAGGCGGCCCGGA GGCGCCGCGAAGCCTCCAGGGGCCAAAACTTCGGCCAGAACTGCAGCTCACCCGG ACGCCAGGAGCGGACACAGCAGCCCCGGGACGCCCAAATCCCCCGGCAGCCAGGCCGTTTCTGCCTCCGACGCCAACAAGGTGAAGAAGGTGGCCGTCGTGCGCTCCACCCCCAAGTCCCCGGGCTCGCTGAAGAACCGCTCGCCGGCTCCTCTGGCCGCCGCTGCCGCTGCGGCGCCGATGCCGGACCTGAAGAACGTCCGGTCCAAGATCGGCTCCACAGACAACATTAAACACCAACCTGGAGGCGGAAAG GTGCAAATCCTTGATCAGAAGCTGGACTTTAGTACTGTGCAGTCTAAGTGTGGCTCCAAAGGCAATATGAAACACGTACCGGGTGGAGGCAAC GTCCAGATCCTGGACAAGAAGCTGGACCTGTCCAGCGTCCAAGCTCGCTGCGGCTCCAAAGACAACCTGAAGCACAAACCAGGTGGAGgcaag GTACAAATTCTTGATAAGAAGTTGGACTTGAGCTCTGTGCAGTCCCGCTGCGGCTCCAAAGATAATATCAAACACGTTCCCGGTGGTGGAAAT gtccAGATCGTGCACAAAAAGATCGACCTGAGCAACGTTCAGGCCAAATGTGGATCGAAGGACAACATTCGCCACAAACCAG GCGGCGGAAACATCGAGATTAAAAACGAGAAGCTGGAGTTCAAAGTTCAGTCGAAGGTCGGCTCCCTGGACAACATCGGCCACGTTCCCGGAGGAGGACAGAAACGG agacagaggGATGCCGAGGGGACAGGCAGCCCGTCCGTCCCGTCCCTCGTTGTCTCCCCCCCTCAGTCACCTCCGACTGTCCCTTCGGTTCCTGTCTCACCCGTCCTGATGAACCCCCTCATGACGGTGGAGGACTGCT ATCGAGAGCCACAAGCTGAGCTTCCGTGA
- the mapta gene encoding microtubule-associated protein tau isoform X1, whose amino-acid sequence MEYMNNASNSYGSGDAVSSSLANMTINDQHHQENGVAKMKDDGGVLAESSVKSESELSQPESNHCDAVAPPAGSPAEDGAEVVSELSEKENWLSEDKGEGAGGASAAQAKTNNGDKTQTSTPPSSPHTSPVVTRSHRAPAASRNGHSSIPVKTGSPAPRRPGGAAKPPGAKTSARTAAHPDARSGHSSPGTPKSPGSQAVSASDANKVKKVAVVRSTPKSPGSLKNRSPAPLAAAAAAAPMPDLKNVRSKIGSTDNIKHQPGGGKVQILDQKLDFSTVQSKCGSKGNMKHVPGGGNVQILDKKLDLSSVQARCGSKDNLKHKPGGGKVQILDKKLDLSSVQSRCGSKDNIKHVPGGGNVQIVHKKIDLSNVQAKCGSKDNIRHKPGGGNIEIKNEKLEFKVQSKVGSLDNIGHVPGGGQKRIESHKLSFREAAKARTDHGAEIVSLEDSPHQLSTVSSSGSINMADSPQLSTLADQVSASLAKQGL is encoded by the exons ACGACGGCGGCGTTCTCGCCGAGAGCTCGGTGAAATCTGAGTCTGAACTTTCTCAGCCAGAGAGCAACCATTGTGACGCCGTGGCGCCGCCCG caggaagtcCAGCAGAGGACGGAGCTGAAGTTGTGTCTGAGCTCTCAGAAAAGGAGAACTGGTTGAGCGAAGACAAGGGGGAAGGTG ctggaggagcctCAGCAG ctcAAGCAAAGACGAATAACGGAGACAAG ACTCAAACCTccactcctccctcctcccctcacACATCACCTGTCGTCACCCGGAGCCACAGAGCGCCCGCCGCCTCCCGGAACGGCCACAGCTCCATTCCCGTAAAAACCGGCAGCCCGGCGCCGAGGCGGCCCGGA GGCGCCGCGAAGCCTCCAGGGGCCAAAACTTCGGCCAGAACTGCAGCTCACCCGG ACGCCAGGAGCGGACACAGCAGCCCCGGGACGCCCAAATCCCCCGGCAGCCAGGCCGTTTCTGCCTCCGACGCCAACAAGGTGAAGAAGGTGGCCGTCGTGCGCTCCACCCCCAAGTCCCCGGGCTCGCTGAAGAACCGCTCGCCGGCTCCTCTGGCCGCCGCTGCCGCTGCGGCGCCGATGCCGGACCTGAAGAACGTCCGGTCCAAGATCGGCTCCACAGACAACATTAAACACCAACCTGGAGGCGGAAAG GTGCAAATCCTTGATCAGAAGCTGGACTTTAGTACTGTGCAGTCTAAGTGTGGCTCCAAAGGCAATATGAAACACGTACCGGGTGGAGGCAAC GTCCAGATCCTGGACAAGAAGCTGGACCTGTCCAGCGTCCAAGCTCGCTGCGGCTCCAAAGACAACCTGAAGCACAAACCAGGTGGAGgcaag GTACAAATTCTTGATAAGAAGTTGGACTTGAGCTCTGTGCAGTCCCGCTGCGGCTCCAAAGATAATATCAAACACGTTCCCGGTGGTGGAAAT gtccAGATCGTGCACAAAAAGATCGACCTGAGCAACGTTCAGGCCAAATGTGGATCGAAGGACAACATTCGCCACAAACCAG GCGGCGGAAACATCGAGATTAAAAACGAGAAGCTGGAGTTCAAAGTTCAGTCGAAGGTCGGCTCCCTGGACAACATCGGCCACGTTCCCGGAGGAGGACAGAAACGG ATCGAGAGCCACAAGCTGAGCTTCCGTGAGGCGGCGAAGGCCCGCACCGACCACGGCGCCGAGATCGTGTCCCTGGAGGACTCGCCCCACCAGCTCAGCACCGTGTCGTCCTCCGGCAGCATCAACATGGCCGACTCCCCGCAGCTGTCCACGCTGGCCGACCAAGTGTCCGCCTCTCTGGCCAAACAAGGCTTGTGA
- the mapta gene encoding microtubule-associated protein tau isoform X3 — MEYMNNASNSYGSGDAVSSSLANMTINDQHHQENGVAKMKDDGGVLAESSVKSESELSQPESNHCDAVAPPGSPAEDGAEVVSELSEKENWLSEDKGEGAGGASAAQAKTNNGDKTQTSTPPSSPHTSPVVTRSHRAPAASRNGHSSIPVKTGSPAPRRPGGAAKPPGAKTSARTAAHPDARSGHSSPGTPKSPGSQAVSASDANKVKKVAVVRSTPKSPGSLKNRSPAPLAAAAAAAPMPDLKNVRSKIGSTDNIKHQPGGGKVQILDQKLDFSTVQSKCGSKGNMKHVPGGGNVQILDKKLDLSSVQARCGSKDNLKHKPGGGKVQILDKKLDLSSVQSRCGSKDNIKHVPGGGNVQIVHKKIDLSNVQAKCGSKDNIRHKPGGGNIEIKNEKLEFKVQSKVGSLDNIGHVPGGGQKRIESHKLSFREAAKARTDHGAEIVSLEDSPHQLSTVSSSGSINMADSPQLSTLADQVSASLAKQGL, encoded by the exons ACGACGGCGGCGTTCTCGCCGAGAGCTCGGTGAAATCTGAGTCTGAACTTTCTCAGCCAGAGAGCAACCATTGTGACGCCGTGGCGCCGCCCG gaagtcCAGCAGAGGACGGAGCTGAAGTTGTGTCTGAGCTCTCAGAAAAGGAGAACTGGTTGAGCGAAGACAAGGGGGAAGGTG ctggaggagcctCAGCAG ctcAAGCAAAGACGAATAACGGAGACAAG ACTCAAACCTccactcctccctcctcccctcacACATCACCTGTCGTCACCCGGAGCCACAGAGCGCCCGCCGCCTCCCGGAACGGCCACAGCTCCATTCCCGTAAAAACCGGCAGCCCGGCGCCGAGGCGGCCCGGA GGCGCCGCGAAGCCTCCAGGGGCCAAAACTTCGGCCAGAACTGCAGCTCACCCGG ACGCCAGGAGCGGACACAGCAGCCCCGGGACGCCCAAATCCCCCGGCAGCCAGGCCGTTTCTGCCTCCGACGCCAACAAGGTGAAGAAGGTGGCCGTCGTGCGCTCCACCCCCAAGTCCCCGGGCTCGCTGAAGAACCGCTCGCCGGCTCCTCTGGCCGCCGCTGCCGCTGCGGCGCCGATGCCGGACCTGAAGAACGTCCGGTCCAAGATCGGCTCCACAGACAACATTAAACACCAACCTGGAGGCGGAAAG GTGCAAATCCTTGATCAGAAGCTGGACTTTAGTACTGTGCAGTCTAAGTGTGGCTCCAAAGGCAATATGAAACACGTACCGGGTGGAGGCAAC GTCCAGATCCTGGACAAGAAGCTGGACCTGTCCAGCGTCCAAGCTCGCTGCGGCTCCAAAGACAACCTGAAGCACAAACCAGGTGGAGgcaag GTACAAATTCTTGATAAGAAGTTGGACTTGAGCTCTGTGCAGTCCCGCTGCGGCTCCAAAGATAATATCAAACACGTTCCCGGTGGTGGAAAT gtccAGATCGTGCACAAAAAGATCGACCTGAGCAACGTTCAGGCCAAATGTGGATCGAAGGACAACATTCGCCACAAACCAG GCGGCGGAAACATCGAGATTAAAAACGAGAAGCTGGAGTTCAAAGTTCAGTCGAAGGTCGGCTCCCTGGACAACATCGGCCACGTTCCCGGAGGAGGACAGAAACGG ATCGAGAGCCACAAGCTGAGCTTCCGTGAGGCGGCGAAGGCCCGCACCGACCACGGCGCCGAGATCGTGTCCCTGGAGGACTCGCCCCACCAGCTCAGCACCGTGTCGTCCTCCGGCAGCATCAACATGGCCGACTCCCCGCAGCTGTCCACGCTGGCCGACCAAGTGTCCGCCTCTCTGGCCAAACAAGGCTTGTGA
- the mapta gene encoding microtubule-associated protein tau isoform X11 produces the protein MEYMNNASNSYGSGDAVSSSLANMTINDQHHQENGVAKMKDDGGVLAESSVKSESELSQPESNHCDAVAPPAGSPAEDGAEVVSELSEKENWLSEDKGEGAGGASAAQAKTNNGDKGAAKPPGAKTSARTAAHPDARSGHSSPGTPKSPGSQAVSASDANKVKKVAVVRSTPKSPGSLKNRSPAPLAAAAAAAPMPDLKNVRSKIGSTDNIKHQPGGGKVQILDQKLDFSTVQSKCGSKGNMKHVPGGGNVQILDKKLDLSSVQARCGSKDNLKHKPGGGKVQILDKKLDLSSVQSRCGSKDNIKHVPGGGNVQIVHKKIDLSNVQAKCGSKDNIRHKPGGGNIEIKNEKLEFKVQSKVGSLDNIGHVPGGGQKRIESHKLSFREAAKARTDHGAEIVSLEDSPHQLSTVSSSGSINMADSPQLSTLADQVSASLAKQGL, from the exons ACGACGGCGGCGTTCTCGCCGAGAGCTCGGTGAAATCTGAGTCTGAACTTTCTCAGCCAGAGAGCAACCATTGTGACGCCGTGGCGCCGCCCG caggaagtcCAGCAGAGGACGGAGCTGAAGTTGTGTCTGAGCTCTCAGAAAAGGAGAACTGGTTGAGCGAAGACAAGGGGGAAGGTG ctggaggagcctCAGCAG ctcAAGCAAAGACGAATAACGGAGACAAG GGCGCCGCGAAGCCTCCAGGGGCCAAAACTTCGGCCAGAACTGCAGCTCACCCGG ACGCCAGGAGCGGACACAGCAGCCCCGGGACGCCCAAATCCCCCGGCAGCCAGGCCGTTTCTGCCTCCGACGCCAACAAGGTGAAGAAGGTGGCCGTCGTGCGCTCCACCCCCAAGTCCCCGGGCTCGCTGAAGAACCGCTCGCCGGCTCCTCTGGCCGCCGCTGCCGCTGCGGCGCCGATGCCGGACCTGAAGAACGTCCGGTCCAAGATCGGCTCCACAGACAACATTAAACACCAACCTGGAGGCGGAAAG GTGCAAATCCTTGATCAGAAGCTGGACTTTAGTACTGTGCAGTCTAAGTGTGGCTCCAAAGGCAATATGAAACACGTACCGGGTGGAGGCAAC GTCCAGATCCTGGACAAGAAGCTGGACCTGTCCAGCGTCCAAGCTCGCTGCGGCTCCAAAGACAACCTGAAGCACAAACCAGGTGGAGgcaag GTACAAATTCTTGATAAGAAGTTGGACTTGAGCTCTGTGCAGTCCCGCTGCGGCTCCAAAGATAATATCAAACACGTTCCCGGTGGTGGAAAT gtccAGATCGTGCACAAAAAGATCGACCTGAGCAACGTTCAGGCCAAATGTGGATCGAAGGACAACATTCGCCACAAACCAG GCGGCGGAAACATCGAGATTAAAAACGAGAAGCTGGAGTTCAAAGTTCAGTCGAAGGTCGGCTCCCTGGACAACATCGGCCACGTTCCCGGAGGAGGACAGAAACGG ATCGAGAGCCACAAGCTGAGCTTCCGTGAGGCGGCGAAGGCCCGCACCGACCACGGCGCCGAGATCGTGTCCCTGGAGGACTCGCCCCACCAGCTCAGCACCGTGTCGTCCTCCGGCAGCATCAACATGGCCGACTCCCCGCAGCTGTCCACGCTGGCCGACCAAGTGTCCGCCTCTCTGGCCAAACAAGGCTTGTGA